One region of Sebastes fasciatus isolate fSebFas1 chromosome 1, fSebFas1.pri, whole genome shotgun sequence genomic DNA includes:
- the prelid3b gene encoding PRELI domain containing protein 3B yields MKIWASEHIFNHPWETVTKAAMQKYPNPMNPSVTGVDVLDRGIDKQGRLHSKRLLSTEWGLPSIVKAIIGNSLNCGYVQENSVVDPIEKTFELQSSNITLTNMVSVDEKLTYKPHPEDKDKTILTQEAIISVKGVSLSSYLEGVMASTISANAGKGREALEWVIRRLNAEIEELAATARGTMRAPMAAAVTEK; encoded by the exons ATGAAGATCTGGGCATCAGAGCACATATTCAA CCATCCTTGGGAGACGGTGACCAAGGCTGCTATGCAGAAATACCCCAACCCCATGAACCCCAGTGTGACCGGAGTGGATGTGTTGGACCGAGGCATCGACAAACAGGGACGCCTCCACAGTAAAAGACTTCTCAGCACAGAGTGGGGTCTTCCATCCATAGTGAAAGCT ATCATTGGCAACTCACTAAACTGCGGGTACGTTCAGGAGAACTCGGTTGTGGATCCCATAGAGAAGACTTTTGAACTTCAGTCCTCAAAT ATCACTTTGACTAACATGGTGTCTGTGGATGAAAAGTTAACCTACAAACCACACCCTGAGGATAAAGACAA AACAATACTGACTCAGGAGGCGATCATCTCTGTGAAAGGAGTCAGTCTCAGCAGTTACTTGGAGGGAGTTATGGCGAGCACCATCTCTGCTAACGCTGGAAAG GGCCGTGAAGCGTTGGAGTGGGTAATCAGGCGACTGAATGCAGAGATCGAGGAGCTGGCGGCGACAGCGCGCGGGACCATGCGGGCCCCCATGGCTGCTGCGGTCACTGAGAAATGA
- the tubb1 gene encoding tubulin beta-1 chain: MREIVHLQIGQCGNQIGSKFWEVISEEHGLNATGLYEGDSNLQLERVNVYFNEAHGGKYVPRALLVDLEPGTMDSIRGSRIGALFRPDNFIHGNSGAGNNWAKGHYTEGAELVEQVVDRVRTESESCDCLQGFQLVHSLGGGTGSGMGTLIINKMREEYPDRIMNTFSVMPSPKVSDTVVEPYNATLSIHQLLESTDETFCIDNEALYDICFRTLKLTTPTYGDLNHLVCMTMSGVTTSLRFPGQLNADLRKLAVNMVPFPRLHFFMPGFAPLIARGSQQYRALTVPELTQQMFDARNMMTACDPRRGRYLTVAAIFRGRMSTKEVDEQMLAMQQKNSNNFVDWIPHNVKVAVCDIPPRGLIMSSTFIGNNTAIQEIFRRVGEQFSLMFRRKAFLHWYTGEGMDEMEFTEAESNLNDLVSEYQQYQDATADLESEVEDEEEEGPSSSATTEFQSRVEVKVETVTETSKNTVDE; encoded by the exons ATGCGTGAAATTGTGCATCTGCAAATCGGACAATGTGGCAACCAGATCGGCTCAAAG ttTTGGGAAGTGATCAGTGAAGAACATGGGCTCAATGCAACGGGCCTCTATGAGGGAGACAGCAACCTCCAGCTGGAGAGGGTCAACGTCTACTTCAATGAGGCACATG GTGGTAAATACGTCCCCAGGGCCTTGCTTGTTGACCTGGAGCCTGGCACGATGGACAGTATAAGAGGAAGCCGCATCGGGGCCCTTTTTAGGCCGGACAACTTCATCCACG GGAACTCAGGAGCTGGGAATAACTGGGCTAAGGGCCACTACACAGAGGGGGCGGAGCTGGTGGAGCAGGTGGTTGACAGAGTGAGGACCGAGAGTGAAAGCTGCGATTGCCTGCAGGGTTTCCAGCTGGTCCACTCACTGGGGGGTGGCACCGGCTCAGGCATGGGAACCCTCATCATCAACAAGATGAGGGAGGAGTACCCTGACCGCATCATGAACACCTTCAGCGTCATGCCCTCCCCTAAGGTCTCTGACACGGTGGTGGAGCCCTACAACGCCACCCTGTCGATTCACCAGCTGCTGGAGAGCACAGACGAGACCTTCTGCATAGACAACGAGGCCCTCTACGACATCTGTTTCCGCACGCTGAAGCTGACCACGCCTACTTACGGGGACCTCAACCACTTGGTGTGCATGACCATGAGCGGGGTCACGACCTCTCTGAGATTCCCCGGGCAGCTCAACGCGGACCTGAGGAAGCTGGCTGTCAACATGGTGCCTTTCCCTCGCCTCCACTTCTTCATGCCAGGCTTCGCCCCCCTGATTGCCCGCGGCAGCCAGCAGTACAGAGCCCTCACGGTGCCTGAGCTCACCCAGCAGATGTTCGATGCCCGCAACATGATGACGGCGTGCGACCCTAGGAGGGGGCGCTACCTCACGGTCGCCGCCATCTTCCGCGGACGGATGTCCACCAAAGAGGTGGACGAACAGATGCTTGCAAtgcagcagaaaaacagcaacaactTTGTGGACTGGATCCCCCATAACGTCAAGGTCGCTGTGTGTGACATCCCACCCCGAGGCCTCATAATGTCCTCCACCTTCATCGGCAACAACACGGCCATTCAGGAGATATTCCGCCGCGTGGGCGAGCAGTTCTCGCTGATGTTCAGACGGAAGGCTTTTCTCCACTGGTATACAGGGGAGGGTATGGATGAAATGGAGTTCACTGAGGCAGAGAGCAACCTCAACGACCTGGTGTCGGAGTACCAGCAGTACCAAGACGCCACCGCTGATCTAGAGTCTGAAgtagaggatgaagaagaggagggaccTTCATCATCAGCGACAACTGAGTTTCAGTCTCGAGTGGAAGTTAAAGTGGAAACAGTGACTGAAACAAGCAAAAACACAGTGGATGAGTAG